In Desulfurococcaceae archaeon, one genomic interval encodes:
- a CDS encoding SagB/ThcOx family dehydrogenase, whose protein sequence is MRNIHILVSLVVSVLIVVYTSLLIITVEYTGVQPSRIVEDHYILLPLPRVHSNMTVEEALLLRRSIREYTGDPVKLEHLALILWAAYGITDPRTGFRTSPSAGATYPLEVYVVVGEKGVLVENGVFLKPGVYKYHVHKHTLILLKEGDYRRELYDAALQQPWIRSAPVNIVICAVFERTTRVYGERGKVRYVPMEVGHLGQNVYLMATALGYGTVVVGAFFDDQVREVVGVMPDEVPMYIIPLGVPATYHRISFEDVWKYIVERRESS, encoded by the coding sequence TTGCGTAATATTCATATACTCGTTTCACTCGTGGTCTCTGTACTTATTGTAGTGTACACATCCTTACTTATTATAACAGTGGAGTACACGGGAGTACAGCCTTCACGGATCGTAGAAGATCACTACATACTGCTACCATTACCAAGGGTTCATAGCAATATGACCGTTGAAGAAGCACTGCTTCTAAGGAGGAGCATCAGGGAGTACACTGGTGACCCCGTTAAGTTAGAGCACCTCGCCTTGATACTATGGGCTGCGTACGGTATAACTGATCCTAGAACGGGTTTCAGGACGTCGCCGAGTGCAGGTGCTACGTATCCACTCGAGGTCTATGTGGTTGTCGGTGAAAAAGGCGTTTTAGTTGAAAACGGCGTTTTCTTGAAGCCCGGCGTGTACAAGTACCATGTACACAAACACACGCTCATACTACTAAAGGAAGGCGACTACAGGAGGGAATTGTACGATGCCGCCCTCCAGCAGCCTTGGATTAGAAGCGCGCCGGTGAACATTGTTATCTGCGCTGTTTTCGAGAGGACTACTAGAGTTTACGGTGAACGAGGTAAAGTAAGGTACGTTCCAATGGAGGTGGGGCACCTCGGCCAGAACGTTTACTTAATGGCTACTGCACTTGGCTACGGTACAGTTGTCGTTGGGGCGTTTTTTGATGATCAGGTTCGGGAGGTAGTCGGCGTCATGCCTGACGAGGTACCAATGTACATCATACCACTAGGCGTCCCTGCTACATATCACCGTATCTCCTTTGAAGATGTATGGAAATACATAGTGGAGAGGAGGGAGTCGTCGTGA